AAGAACCGTAATATTTTCAGGATCATACTTCAAATATTCTTCCCATATATCTGTAGCCTTTTTATAATCACCTAAGCTTCTATAACAATCTCCCAAACCAAAAAGTGCATAATTATTATTTAAATGTTTAGCAAGACATCTTTGATAATAAATTATAGCCTTATCAAAGCTTTGCTTTTTACGTTCAATGTCTCCAAGTCCAACAAGAGCATAGTTATTATTATCATCCTTTTGCAAGATATCATTAAACAATGCTTCTGCTTCAGAAAGTCTATCTTCTTTGATCAACTGATATCCTCTTTTGGATTTTTCAGTAACATCAAGAAGCTCACTATCAGAAATTCGCGAGATATCCTCAAAATCACTTAAAAGTTTTTTGTTTAACATAAATACCCCTTCTTAACTGGTTTATTAAAGACATAACATTCATTTCATATATGCTATTTAACATATAATTCATATTTATATACAAACATATCAAGATATTAATAAATCTTTAACATCCAATCTTAATAAACATATTATATAAAAAATTAAAAAATTATACTTAATTTATATACTTAAACTTACTTATTTAAATGTATATATAAAGCCTATTAGATAAAATCTTGGCCAATTATAACAAAAAATGCAAAATATAGGATAAAATAATACTACTTTACCAGGAGAAAATTCAGATGTTTTTAGAAAAATTAAATCCTATTGAAAGCAAAATAAAAATACTTGAAGAAAAATTACAAGACACAAAATTAGTTAAAAACCAAAAAGAATATGCAAAAATAGTAAAAGAATATCATTATTTAGAAAAAATCAAAGAAAAAAAAGATGAATATGAAAACATATTAAACCAAATAGATGAGCATAAAAATATGCTATCTGAAGAAGAAAATTTAGAAATGAAAGAATTAATCAAACAAGAATTATCTCATTTAAGCCTTAAAAAAAACGAAATTGAACATACAATCAAAATATTACTCTTCAACCAAGACAAAAATGATAATAAAAATACCATTATTGAAATTAGAGCTGGAACAGGGGGAGAAGAAGCTGCGCTTTTTGCACATAATCTTTATGAAATGTACACAAAATATTCTGAGAAAAAAAAATGGAAAACAGAAATCATTAACTTTAATGAAACAGAACTTGGCGGATTTAAAGAAATAAGCTTTGAAATAAAGGGCAAAGATGTATTTAAAAAATTAAAACACGAAAGTGGAGTACATAGAGTTCAAAGAATTCCTATAACAGAATCCAATGGAAGACTTCAAACCTCGGCAGCAACCGTTGCTGTAATGCCTGAAGTTGAAGATACCGAAATTGAAATCAAGGAAAAAGATTTAAGAATAGATGTTTATAGATCTTCTGGTGCTGGGGGTCAACATGTAAACACAACAGACTCTGCCGTTAGAATTACACATTTGCCTACAGGAATCGTGGTACAATGTCAAAATGAAAGAAGTCAGCATAAAAACAAAGATCAGGCCATAAAAGTATTAAGAGCAAGACTTTATGAATTTGAAAACCTTAAAAAACAAGAACAACGCTCAAATAATAGAAAGCAACAAGTAGGTTCAGGTGATAGATCTGAAAGAATTAGGACATACAACTTTCCACAAAACAGAGTAACAGACCATAGAGCAAATATTAGCATTTATAAATTAGAAGAAATTATGCAGGGAGAACTTGATTTGCTCCTTGACACAATAGCATTAAAACTTCAAGAACAAGAATTCAAAGATAACCTAGTATAATTCATAAATTCATAATGACAATAAAAGAAGCCATAAAGAGTTCAAAAAAACATAATCTAAAAACTCTTGAGATTTTACTACTACTTGAAAAAATATTAAAAAGTAGAAAAGAATTAATTCTTGCAAATATAAATAAGAATCTAACAAAACAAGAAGAACATAAATTATTGATTCAAATAAACAATATAAAATTAGGCATACCTATACACTACATAACTGGAAAAAAGGAATTTATGGGAATTAAGTTTTATATAAACAAACATGTATTAATTCCTAGAGAAGATACAGAATGCCTAGCAGAAGAAGCTTTAACCCAAATTAGAAAACATAACTTAAATAAAATTTTAGATTTATGTTGCGGGAGTGGCTGTATTGGCTTAACAATTGCATATTATCTCAAACGCAAAGTAATACTATCAGATATTTCAACTAAAGCCTTAAAAGTCTCACTCAAAAACACACAAAGACTAAAATTAGAGAACTATGTAGAAATACAACATTCAGATCTGTTAAAATGTATAGATAAAGGGTTTGAGCTAATAATAACTAACCCTCCTTATTTAAATAAAAATGAACTAAAAATAAAGGAAAAATTAGCAAAAGAACCAAGAGTAGCTCTTTTAGGATTTGGAAAAGATGGGCTTGGAATTTCAAAAAAAATAATACGCCAAGCAAAGCACAAGCTCACAAAAAATGGACTCTTAATAATAGAAATGGCTCCATGGCAAACAGAATCTCTAAAAAAGTTTGCAATCCAAAAAGGTTTTGAATATCTAAAAACTATATATGACATTGAAAATAGAGAAAGAGCACTGGTACTAAGGATAAAGCATGATACAAGTCTATGAAATTGCATATTTACTTAAAATAACTAACATTGATAAACTAAAAAATATTTTCAGAAAAACAGTTGATAACACTTATCAAGATGAGATTCAAAAAAAATTAATATTTAAAGCTCTAGAAATATCAGAACAATTACACTACGGGCAATATAGGGAAAGTAAAGAGCCATATATAATCCACCCAATAATGGTTGCATTATTCCTTATAAAATTTCAACTAGATTTTAAAACAATAATAGCTGGCTTACTGCACGACGCTCTGGAAGACACAAACATTGAAAAGGAAGAAATAATTAAAGAATTTGATCAAGAAATTTTAAGTTTAATTGATGGTGTAACCAAAATTCATGACTTACACAACAAAACAAGAGCAATAAAAGAAGCAAATACCATTTCAAAAATGTTTTTTGCAATGACTCACGATATTAGAATAATAATCATCAAACTTGCAGACAAACTACATAATATGGCAACACTTTCTCACTTACCTAAAAACAGAAGGGAAAGAATTGCACGAGACTGTCTTGCCACCTACGTACCAATTGCAGAAAGACTTGGTATTTCATCTCTTAAAATATATCTTGAAGATTTATCATTAAAATATCTATATCCTAAAGAATATAAAGAAATCAAAAATTTTCTATCCGCAACAAAAATAGAGAGAGAAAAAAAATTATATAAGGGGAAATTACTCATAGAGAAAGAACTCAAAAAAATTGGAATTGATGTCGTAATCACAGTACGTTCAAAACATTTCTACTCAATATTTAGAAAAATGAAAACAAGGAATAATAATATTTCCCAAATCTTTGATACTCTGGGAATAAGAATAATTTGTAAAAAACAAAAAGAATGTTATGAAATACTAGAAATCGTACACAAGGTCTGGAAACCAATACCTGGAAGACTAAAAGATTACATAGCAATTCCTAAAGAGAACAAATACCAATCGCTACATACTACCGTGAGAATACCTGAAGATAACCAATTGATTGAAGTACAAATTAGAACAGAAGAAATGGATAAAATAGCTAAATACGGTGTCGCTGCTCACTGGCTTTACAAAGAGCAAGTTGAATTAAGAGCTGATGACATATCATTTATTAACCGAATCAAAAAATGGCAACAAGAATCAGTTAATAAAATTCAGTACTCAATGCATGATATACACAAAGAACTCCTAAATACATTTATATACGTCTATACACCAGAAGGAGAAATAGTAGAACTTCCATTTGGCTCAAACTCAATCGATTTTGCCTACACAATACATACAGATATTGGAGATCAAGCGCTTTATGCAAAAATTAATGGTAAAATTAGCTCACTAACCAAACCATTAAAAAATGAACAAATTGTTGAAATATTTACCTCTCCAGAGGCAAAACCTGACTTAATTTGGCTAAATAGCGTTAGGACAAAAAAAGCACGCTCAAAAATTCGATCCTGGCTTAATAAAAATGACGATACAATATTTGTCGATAACAACATAATTGCATATCTTATTGGAGAAAATAAGGAACAAAAAAGACTTTTTAGTTTGTTTAAATCTTTAACAAAATCTAAAATAAAAAGTATTACAATAGCATCTGATTGCACCCCATTAACAGGTGAAGATATCATAGGAATAATACAAAAAGATACAATAGTAGTTCACAAAGAAAATTGCAAAGAAACTACTTATCAGAAGAAAAACCATCTTGTAGAAGTAGAATGGGAAGCAACACCAACAAGGAAGGTATATCATATTATAATATTCTTAAAAAACTTAAAAGATCTCTTTAATTATCTAGATAATATTTTTACAACCTTTGATGCAAAACTTATTAGTAAAAAAATAGAAGACTGCGGAAATGGACATGGAATAATCAATATAATTATCTTATCAAATGACAAAAACGTATCAATGATTTTTACTGCACTTCAAGATAATCCTAACGTACTACAAATAATGCAAGTAGAAGAAGATATAAAAAATTATGATAATTAAGATATTACTCTTAATTTTAACACACATATTCATCTCACATAAAGTAATAAAAGCAGATGAGAGAGCACAATGCATCAAACAAATAAATAAACATATCACAAAAATTAATGAATTAAACAACTCCTTAGACAAAATAAAACGAGTAGAAAACACCTATGATTATATAAAAAACTACTTTTTAAAAAATAAAATTCCATACAAAGAACATTCACTCCAAGAAATTGGATTTATTGGATACTCACAAAAGACAATTCACGTAAAAATAAAAGGCAAAGACAAAACTATTTATAACATTATCATCCCAATCGAAGCACAACATGACTTAAAAAATAACTTAGCAATCGCTATTGCAATCACACTAATAAATAACTTAAAAAACAAAGAGCTCAATAACAACCTAAACATCTATTTCATAAAAGACGATTCATACAAACAAATATCAATGATAAGCAGCAGATTATTATTAAATACAAATGCTCTTGAAAAAAATACAAATACAATATATTTAATGTTAAATGAAAACAAAGAAAATAACCCAATAGAATTTAAAAATCAATCAAATATCATAAACTCAAAAACACCTCTAAGCTTTTTAAAAACCTTTATAAAAACATTTGAAAACAATAAAGTAAATTTTAACATATCAAAAATAAATGATAAAAATATTAATAAAATATATAATTTGCATTTAAAAGAAGAAATTCCAATTTTAATAATAAGCAACAATAAAGAACCTTCTCTCTTAAACAATGTAAAGAATAATAATATTTATAATATTTATAAATCAATTGAAGAGGCAATTAAAGTTAAAAACACAAAAAATGAAAAGACACTGCATTATATTATTATAAATACTCCTTTTAAAAAGTGGATAATAAACGAAACTACACTCATTATAATAATATATATTATTTACAACTGTACTCTCTTAGTGTTAATTACAAGGTTTAAAAGAGCTAGCATCATACTAAGAAAAACTAAAGAAAATTACCATAAAATCATAAAACTATTTTTTATATTATTACTAAGCACATATATGTCTACTTTAATTACAAATAAAATGCTAATAGCATATGAAGATTTCATAGATTATAAAATTATAAACCCAATATACTTGGTAAATTTCCTACTAACACTACTTAACTTCAATATTATATCTTACTTTACATATAACCTTAAAATACATTTAAACCTTAAAGAACTCAAATATTTAGCAATATCAATATCACTAATTGAACTCATTATGGTGTTATATATTAAAATAGAACTCATCTTAACCATAATCTTTAAAAAGATACTAATTTTAATTACTCCTAACAAAGGTAAGATTTTACAAAAAACAGTAATATTACTCATTTGGATAACAAATTTCATGCTAATAACATCAATACAAACAACTTTCATGATCTCAAAACCGCTTGCACTAAGCTATTTTATATCAATATTACTTTTCCCAGCAATACTTACCAATATCACAGAACATTTAAAACATAAAACTGCAACAATAAGACAAGAATTTAAAAAATCCGAAAAAATTGAATCTATAATCCTTTTTTTAATAATCACTATTACCGTAATATCAAATAACATAGAAAAAATTTCAACAATAAAAATAGAACAAATAATAAGCTTTCCAGAAAAAACCAACAAAATTAGAGTAGAATGCTTAAAAGACAATAAAAATACAATTCAAATCTTGACAAAAGATTTTTATTTAAACTTAGAAAAAAATAAAAAATATACAGAAAAGGAAATTAAAATACAAGAAAACTTAATAGATTTATCTGTGCAAAAAACAGATGCTGCTAAAAGAACTATCTACGAAATTAAGATTGCCACCAATAAACTTGCAAAGCAAATTCATCTACTGCTAAAAAATGCATCTGGATTCATTATATATCAAAGTAACACACCATATAAAATAACAGCCAACAATATAATATTCACAGTAGATAATATGAAATCAAATACAGCAAACATAACTTTTACAGCTAAATCTCAAAAACAAATCAAATACGATGCTTTCGCTTACTTTGATACTAATAAACACCATGTAAAAATATATGATCATAAAACAAAAAAAGAAGTTAAAAACATTAACATAGATTATTCATACATAATAAAGTATTCTGGAGTACTTCCAAAGTCTGAAAAATATGACCAAGATCTCTTTTTCAAACTCCAAAATGACAAAGAAATTGAAAATTTAAAAAACTTGAAAATAAATTAGTTTTATAACCGTTCAAAATCAATTCTCTCCTTTCTCTTTGCATAACTTTGTAAAGCTAAGACTATCAATTTATCAACCAAAGACGCATAATTAAGGCCATCATACTCACACATCTTAGCAAACATAGAAATATCTGTAAATCCTGGAATTGTATTCACCTCATTAACATAAATTAAGTCAGTACCTTTTTCAACAAAAAAATCAATTCTTGCCATACCTCTAAGCTCTAAAAACTTATAAGTTAAGAATGCATATTCCTTAATATCCAACAAATGTTTCGTATCAAGCTGAGCAGGAATATTAAAGACAACTGAATTCCCAGGAGCAACAGAATACTTAGCATCATAATCATAAAATACAAAATCCTGTATAACAATTTCCCCAGGAGTAAATATTTTAATTTGCTCATTCCCAATAACAGAACATTCAATCTCTCTTACTTTTACAAACTTTTCTACAACAACTGTTAAGTCATACTCAAAAGCTTCTTCAACACATTTTTCAATCTGAGTATCATCATATGCAATATTGATCCCAATTGAAGAACCAAGCACAGCTGGTTTAACAATTACAGGATACCCTAAAATTTGCTTTATATCCCTTTTAATGCCTTCTCTATCTAAAATATAATCATATTTTCTAAATCCAACAAAGGGTACTAAAGGAACATTAAAACTTTTAAGCAAAAGCTTGAAGAAGTACTTATTACTAGCAATAGCACTTCCTAAAATACCAGAACCAACACAAGGAAGATCCATTATTTTTAAGAGTCCCTGAATAGAACCATCCTCACCTGTCCTTCCATGAATAATGGGAAACACAACATCAATTTTAAGATCCCTACCATTAACAAATATCCCACGACCAGGAACCAAACTAATAACGGAAGAACTATCCTTTTTAATTAACTCAGGACTATCAGGAACAGAATCCAACAGATACCAAATCCCAGTAGTCTTATCAACAAAAATTGAAAACACATTATATTTATCAAGTTTCATAAGAGCCAAGTAAAGCCCATAAGCAGACCTAAGAGAAATTTCATGCTCAAAAGAAACTCCTCCAAATATTAGCATAAGATTTTTTCTCATAAAGTCAGTTCCTACTTCTTGCACTTAAAATAATATCTTTAATAACAGATTGTTCATCCCAAGAAACAATTCGATCTTTATATATTATTGAACTTTCATGGCCTTTGCCAAGAGTAACAACTAAATCGTTAGCACATGCAATATTTATTGCCTTTTCAATTGCACTTTTCCTATCAGGAATGAAAAATAAATCTTTATTTAAAGTCTTTTCTGAAATTCCTTTTGCAATATCTTCAATTATTTGCATACTATCTTCACTTCTCGGATCTTCATCACAAAGAATTATTATATCTGAATACCTATCTGAAATCTCTCCTTGCAACTTTCTCTTAAGAACATCTCTCTCTCCGGCAGAACCAAAAACAGAAATCAACCTATTTTTTGAGAGTCTTTTAAAGATAGGGAAAATTTTAAGAAAAGCCCCAGGAGTATGCGCATAATCAATAATTAAAGAAAAATCCTGTCCAAGATCAACACCTTGCATTCGTCCACAAAGACCTTTAATATTTGCAAGCTTATCAATAAGTTGTGAAATATCAATACCCATAATTTGACTCACAACAATTAAAGCCGCCATAACATTCTCGATATTGAAACTGCCAGTTAAATTAACCCTAGCATCATACTTAATATTCTTATGATAAAATTCAAACTCAGTAAAACCCATATGTTCATTAATCTTACTTACAAAAAAATCAGCATTTTCATTATTTAAACTATACGTATAAACTCTATTAATAGCATTTAAAAAAACAGAAAAATTACTATCATCCATATTGACAATTCCAAAACCACCATTAGCATCTGCAGAAGAAAAAAGACTAAGCTTAACATTCAAATAATTCTGCATGGTACCATGAAATTCAAGATGTTCATGACTAACATTAGTCAAAACAGCAACAAAATACGCAACATCAATGAGCCTTGATGTTCTAAAATCAAGACCATGTGAAGTCGATTCAACAATAGCATATTCAACATTATTTTTTACCATTTGACCAAGAACTAAATGAATTTCTGTTGACTCTGGGGTTGATTGCCTATAAGGATTTTTAACTAAAGTTCCACTTCCATCTTCAAAGAATACCGTTGAAATAAAGCCGACCTTAACACCCATAGATTTCAAGAGAGTATAGATATAAAAACAAACAGAACTTTTACCATCAGTTCCTGTAACCCCTATGATTTTAAGCTTTTTTGAAGGCTCATTATAAAAAATATGAGAAAAATTTGACATAAATCTTCTTATGTCACAAGAATCCACTCTAATATACGTCACATTCGGATCGTAAAAATCAATATCACTTGTATGAACAATAACATTACTACCACGTTGAATTGCTGACTTGATAAATTTTTGACCATCAAAATGAAGTCCTGGAAGAGCAAAAAATACAAAATTAGATAAAACACATCTTGAATCATATGCAAGTCCCAATATTTCTACATCACAAGACCCTATAATTCCCTTTACTAGATTTTTATCTAACCTAGATAAAACATTACTAAGCATTTTTTTATTCATATTTATAAATATTACAAAAATAAAACCCATTTTCATAGAAAAATGTCAAAAGAGCATATTAAAAAATATTTCAATTATAATCATTAAACTAAAAAAGATTAAAATGTACTGTTTACAATTTAAATATTTTTTAATAAACTAACTAATGTTTAACATGGCGCTGTACCCAAGTGGCTAAGGGAGAAGTCTGCAAAACTTCGATTCGCCGGTTCGATTCCGGTCGGCGCCTTGTCACTTTACAAACCTTAAATAAAACCCAAGACAATTTTTTTACAAAGACAAACAAAATTAAAGAAAATGATTTAAAGATAAATTAGAATAATAATTATGTTAGAGTTAATAATTATATTAATATTTATAATACTCTCAGCAATTTTTTCAGCATCAGAAACAGCCTACACATCATTAAGCCTAATGCAACTGCAAGATATAAAGAAAAAAGGCAAACTAGGAACAATGGCATATAATTTATCCCAAAATCCATCAAAACTGGTCACAACAATTTTAATTGGCAATAATATTGCTAATATAACAGCAAGTACACTTACAACAAAATTTGTTCTCGACAAATATGGAAACAATGCACTTGCCTTATCAACTGGACTTATAACAATAACAGTGCTCATACTCTCAGAAATATTTCCTAAACAGATTGCAATTCTGAATAACGAAAGCATAGTTTTATCAACTTCAATCTTACTCAAGATATTAACAATTATATTCACACCAGCAATATATATAATTAACGGAATAGTTAAGATCCTCCTAAACTTATGTAAAATAAAAACAAATCAAAAAATGACCAAAGATAGCATAAAAAACATGCTATTTTTAGCTGAAAAATTAGGAATTTTAGAAAATGATGATAGAATATTTATGCAAAAAATGTTAAATATAGGAGAAGTCAGAGCCTCAGAAGTGATGACACACCGAACAGAAGTATTTTCACTCTCAAGTACATCAAAACTAAAAGATAAGATCAAATTAATTAAAAAAGAAGGATATTCTAGAATTCCTGTATATAAAGGTCAAAACAGAGAACAAATAATAGGAATTTTAATAACTAAAGACTTAATTGAAATAAGCAAAAAAAAACTTGAAAACAACATTATTAAATTTGTAAAACCTGCTGTTTTTGTACAACAAAACAAAAGGATAAAAGACATATTAGATATCATGAAACAAAAACAAAAAATAATGGCCATTGTAATCGACGAGTATGGAGGTTTTTCAGGAATACTTACAATAGAGGATATAGTAGAGAAAATTTTTGGTGCAATATTTGATGAATATGATCTAGAAGAAAAAAAACAACTCATTACTAAAAAAAATGAAAACACTTATCTGATATCAGGGGAGACCACATTTGATGAAATCGAAGAAACAATCGGAATAAAAATTCAACACAAAGATTACATAAACACAATTGGAGGATACATAATGGATTTACTTGATAAAATACCCACGAGTGGAGAAAAGGTTAACACAGAACATGGAGAATATTTAATAGAGGAAATCCAAAATCATAAAATAAAAGAAATAACATTTAAAAAATGTGCAAAGGAATAAGAATGAATAAAAATATTTGGATCAATATTTTTTTATTGCTTAAAGTCCAACCCAAAAATAAAATATACTCTGAAAAAAACATTAAAATAAAAAGGACTTAAGAAAAAATCCAATGATTTTCTAGGAAAAAAGAACAAAAAGGAGGCAAAATGTCAAATAACATCTTAAAATTTTTTAATAAAACATACGAATATATAACAATTTTAATTGTATTAATAACAATATTAATAATAACTATAGCAAATGTTTTTGTGGTTGGACCATCTGATGAAGCTATTGTTCTTCGTCTTGGCAAGTTAAATAGAATACTTGAACCAGGAATCCATATAAAAATTCCATTAATTGAAGAAAAATTAATTGTACCAGTAAAGATAGTACAAGAACTTAAATTTGGTTTCAATACAAACGACAACATAGGAGATAACTTTGTCAAAGATGAAGGCACTATTATTACTGGTGATTTAAACATAATTAATGTAGAATGGTTAATACAATACAGAATCAGTGACCCATATTCTTTCATGTTTAAAGTAGAATACCCAGAAGAAACTATAAAAGACATTGCAAAATCATCTATGAACAGATTAATTGGAGACAACACTATTTTTGAGATCATTAATGATAATAGAGTTGGTGTTACAGAAGGAGTACGAACTTCTATGAATGAAATTATAAAAAAATATGACTTAGGAATCGATATCGTGCAAGTACAAATCAGAAATGCTATGCCACCAAGGGGAAAAGTTTACGAAGCATTTGAAGATGTTAACATTGCAACCCAAGATAAAAATAAATTCATTAATGAAGGAAGGAAAGAATTTAATCAAATTATTCCCAAAATTAGAGGAGAAGCACTTAAATTGATAGAAGAAGCTAAAGGATATAAAGAAAATAGAATAAATACCGCATTAGCAGAGACAGCAATTTTTAATGCAATTTTAAACGCGTACATCAAAAATCCAGAAATCACAAGAGAGAGAATATATAATGAAGCAATGAAAGAAATCCTAGAAAGTAAAGACAATGTTGAAATAATTGATAAAAACTTAAATAATTTCCTTCCATTTAAGGAGGTCAAATAAATGAAATACATACTAAAATTTTTATTCTCTATTACTAAGATTTTAGCTTTTACACTAACATTCGGATTAATATTGCTAGCCATAATACAACCCATCTATATCCTAAAAGAAAACAGAATTTCAATTATTACAAGACTTGGCAAAATCGAGAGAACTGAAAACACTGCAGGACTCAAATATAAAATCCCATTTATTGAAAATGTACAAACATTTCCCAAAAACATACTTAGATGGGATGGAGAACCTCAAAGAATTCCAACAGGAGGAGAAGAAAAGCAATTAATCTGGATAGACACAACTGCCAGATGGAAAATTGCAGACATTAATCAATTTTATACAGCAATCAAAACAATGGACAGAGCTTACAGCAGAATCAATGCCGCTATTGAACCTGCTGTTAGAGGTGTTATCGCTAAGTATCCTTTACTTGAAATTATAAGAAGCTCAAATGATCCAATTCAACACCTATCTAATGGAATTTTAACACCAAAAAAAATTCAAGATAACAAAACTTACAAGATCACAAAGGGTCGAAAAATAATTGAAAACGAAATAATTGAAGTATCAAATAAAAATACAAAAGACATTGGAATCGAAATTGTTGATGTTATCATTAGAAAGATCGGCTACGATCCAAGTTTAATCGATTCTGTACATAACAGAATGATTTCAGAAAGGCAACAAATTGCAGAAGAACAAAGAAGTAGAGGAATTGCTGAAAAAACGGAAATACTTGGTAGCATTGAGAAAGAAAAGCTAAAGTTACTAAGTGAAGCAAAAGCTAAGGCAGCTAAAATTAAAGCCGAAGGAGACAGTGAGGCTGCAAAAATCTACGCAAATGTCTATGGTAAAAATATTGAATTTTACAGATTTTGGCAAGCACTAGAGAGTTATAAAGCAACACTTAAAGACAAACGTAAAATACTCTCAACAGATATGGATTTTTTTAGATACTTACATAATAAGAAATAAAATAACACAAATTAAAGAAAACATTAAATGAAAAAATATAAAAAAACAAGTTACACAAAATGAGCTAATATTTATTTGAATATTAGCTCATTCTAGCAAACACCTAAAGGTAATACTACTACTACAAACACCAAACTTTAATGAGAAATTATAAGTTTAAAAAAACATAAATAACCAGCCTAAAACTTAATGACACTGATTTTAGAGTCACATCCTTTAAACTGAAATAACACTAAATATCAATGCTTTAAAGTTAAAATCACAAATACTTTTTTATTGAC
The DNA window shown above is from Borrelia anserina Es and carries:
- a CDS encoding hemolysin family protein encodes the protein MLELIIILIFIILSAIFSASETAYTSLSLMQLQDIKKKGKLGTMAYNLSQNPSKLVTTILIGNNIANITASTLTTKFVLDKYGNNALALSTGLITITVLILSEIFPKQIAILNNESIVLSTSILLKILTIIFTPAIYIINGIVKILLNLCKIKTNQKMTKDSIKNMLFLAEKLGILENDDRIFMQKMLNIGEVRASEVMTHRTEVFSLSSTSKLKDKIKLIKKEGYSRIPVYKGQNREQIIGILITKDLIEISKKKLENNIIKFVKPAVFVQQNKRIKDILDIMKQKQKIMAIVIDEYGGFSGILTIEDIVEKIFGAIFDEYDLEEKKQLITKKNENTYLISGETTFDEIEETIGIKIQHKDYINTIGGYIMDLLDKIPTSGEKVNTEHGEYLIEEIQNHKIKEITFKKCAKE
- the hflK gene encoding FtsH protease activity modulator HflK; this translates as MSNNILKFFNKTYEYITILIVLITILIITIANVFVVGPSDEAIVLRLGKLNRILEPGIHIKIPLIEEKLIVPVKIVQELKFGFNTNDNIGDNFVKDEGTIITGDLNIINVEWLIQYRISDPYSFMFKVEYPEETIKDIAKSSMNRLIGDNTIFEIINDNRVGVTEGVRTSMNEIIKKYDLGIDIVQVQIRNAMPPRGKVYEAFEDVNIATQDKNKFINEGRKEFNQIIPKIRGEALKLIEEAKGYKENRINTALAETAIFNAILNAYIKNPEITRERIYNEAMKEILESKDNVEIIDKNLNNFLPFKEVK
- the hflC gene encoding protease modulator HflC, whose amino-acid sequence is MKYILKFLFSITKILAFTLTFGLILLAIIQPIYILKENRISIITRLGKIERTENTAGLKYKIPFIENVQTFPKNILRWDGEPQRIPTGGEEKQLIWIDTTARWKIADINQFYTAIKTMDRAYSRINAAIEPAVRGVIAKYPLLEIIRSSNDPIQHLSNGILTPKKIQDNKTYKITKGRKIIENEIIEVSNKNTKDIGIEIVDVIIRKIGYDPSLIDSVHNRMISERQQIAEEQRSRGIAEKTEILGSIEKEKLKLLSEAKAKAAKIKAEGDSEAAKIYANVYGKNIEFYRFWQALESYKATLKDKRKILSTDMDFFRYLHNKK